One genomic segment of Odocoileus virginianus isolate 20LAN1187 ecotype Illinois chromosome 17, Ovbor_1.2, whole genome shotgun sequence includes these proteins:
- the CRK gene encoding adapter molecule crk isoform X2 codes for MELHFSLDSNIISLVLQGLSLFRVSPSRLRIGDQEFDSLPALLEFYKIHYLDTTTLIEPVSRSRQGSGVILRQEEAEYVRALFDFNGNDEEDLPFKKGDILRIRDKPEEQWWNAEDSEGKRGMIPVPYVEKYRPASASVSALIGGNQEGSHPQPLGGPEPGPYAQPSVNTPLPNLQNGPIYARVIQKRVPNAYDKTALALEVGELVKVTKINVSGQWEGECNGKRGHFPFTHVRLLDQQNPDEDFS; via the exons GGGTGAGTCCCTCCAGACTCCGAATAGGAGATCAAGAATTTGATTCATTGCCTGCTTTACTGGAATTCTACAAAATACACTATTTGGACACTACAACGTTGATAGAACCAGTTTCCAGATCCAGGCAGGGTAGTGGAGTGATTCTCAGGCAGGAAGAGGCAGAGTATGTACGAGCCCTCTTTGACTTTAATGGGAATGATGAAGAAGATCTTCCCTTTAAGAAAGGAGACATCCTGAGAATCCGGGATAAGCCTGAAGAGCAGTGGTGGAATGCAGAGGACAGCGAAGGCAAGAGAGGGATGATTCCAGTCCCTTACGTGGAGAAGTATAGACCTGCCTCCGCCTCAGTATCGGCTCTGATTGGAGGTAACCAGGAGGGTTCCCACCCACAGCCACTGGGTGGGCCGGAGCCTGGGCCCTATGCCCAACCCAGCGTCAACACTCCGCTCCCTAACCTCCAGAATGGGCCCATTTATGCCAGGGTAATCCAGAAGCGAGTCCCTAATGCCTACGACAAGACAGCCTTGGCTTTGGAG GTCGGTGAGCTGGTAAAGGTTACGAAGATTAATGTGAGTGGTCAGTGGGAAGGGGAGTGTAATGGCAAACGAGGTCACTTCCCATTCACACATGTCCGTCTGCTGGATCAACAGAATCCCGATGAGGACTTCAGCTGA